Proteins from a genomic interval of Polaribacter sp. Q13:
- a CDS encoding ComF family protein, whose protein sequence is MRILKDLFNLFYPKLCANCDDQLTQNENVICTFCRHDLPLTNFTNYTENKISKTFYGRVAIEKAYSLLFYRKEGITKKLIHELKYKGNEEIGIFFGNWLGEILKENNEFSDINIIIPVPLHPKKRRQRGYNQVSKFGNMLSNHLEKPFKETVLLRTSTSKTQTFKARFERFNNNDTKFQLSNLTALKNKHILLIDDVITTGATLEACAKELQKTEGVKISILTMAYTE, encoded by the coding sequence ATGCGAATTTTAAAAGACTTATTCAATCTTTTTTATCCTAAATTATGTGCTAATTGCGACGACCAACTAACACAGAACGAAAATGTAATCTGTACATTCTGTAGGCACGACTTGCCTTTAACCAATTTTACAAACTACACAGAGAACAAAATATCTAAAACTTTCTATGGACGAGTTGCCATAGAAAAAGCATATTCTTTATTGTTTTATAGAAAAGAAGGCATCACAAAAAAGTTAATACACGAATTAAAATACAAAGGAAATGAAGAAATAGGCATCTTTTTTGGTAATTGGTTAGGAGAAATTTTAAAAGAAAATAATGAATTTTCAGACATCAATATTATTATTCCAGTTCCGTTGCATCCTAAAAAACGTAGGCAAAGAGGGTATAATCAGGTTTCGAAATTTGGAAACATGTTAAGCAATCACTTAGAAAAACCGTTTAAAGAAACAGTTTTATTGAGAACATCTACATCAAAAACCCAAACTTTTAAAGCTCGTTTTGAGCGTTTTAATAATAACGATACAAAATTTCAGTTATCTAACTTAACTGCCTTAAAAAACAAACACATTTTATTAATTGATGATGTAATTACAACGGGTGCAACCTTAGAAGCTTGTGCAAAAGAGTTGCAAAAAACCGAAGGTGTAAAAATCAGTATTTTAACAATGGCATATACCGAATAA
- a CDS encoding Ig-like domain-containing protein, with protein MKPIFRFIFFSISIVILTNCARTGNPEGGPKDEDAPLFVTSKPAYETINFDAKEIELNFNEYIKLKDLNKQLIVSPPLKTPLLVTPQSTASKFLNIQILDTLIKNTTYIINFGNAIEDNNEGNKLESFKYVFSTGKYIDSLSTSGKIKDAYSDESQKNINVLLYKIDSSFTDSIVFKNKPNYVTNSLDTSLYNLTNLKEGKYLMIALKETTNDYLFNPKEDKIGFFTDTITLPRDSIIKKPIVLFKETQPYQFKRGKEITRGKIEFGYEGEIKDLKVKIISDTPDDFKSVSKFEIDKDTLNYWYKPFEADSLNFIVTNDNFIDTVTVKLRKKKIDSLILSASTEGTLHLRDTFFMKGNNPLVKIDTSKITLVDKDTLTIPFVSFISDKENKIALVFNKKPQQKYALKMMPEAISDIFEQKNDTLNYKFTTKEIEDYGRITMDIVNETSNHLIIELLEGKDKDKLIETKFISGSGQIQYNLLEPKKYYIRAIVDENKNNKWDTGNYLLKQQPEKIIYYSEELEVRANYYLDGNVFTVKIPE; from the coding sequence GTGAAACCCATTTTTAGATTTATTTTTTTTAGCATTTCAATTGTAATTTTAACCAACTGCGCAAGAACAGGAAACCCAGAAGGTGGGCCTAAAGATGAGGATGCACCTTTGTTTGTAACCTCTAAACCGGCTTATGAAACTATTAATTTTGACGCAAAAGAAATAGAGTTAAATTTTAATGAGTATATAAAATTAAAGGATTTAAACAAACAGCTTATTGTTTCTCCTCCTTTAAAAACACCTTTATTGGTAACCCCACAAAGTACCGCAAGCAAATTTTTAAACATACAAATTCTTGATACTTTAATTAAAAACACCACCTATATTATAAACTTTGGTAATGCTATTGAAGATAATAATGAAGGAAATAAATTAGAAAGTTTTAAATATGTTTTTTCTACAGGGAAATATATCGATTCACTGTCTACTTCTGGTAAAATTAAAGATGCATATTCAGATGAAAGTCAGAAAAATATTAATGTGCTGTTATATAAAATAGATAGTTCTTTTACAGATTCTATCGTTTTTAAAAACAAACCAAATTATGTAACAAACAGTTTAGATACCTCACTATATAATCTTACTAATTTAAAAGAAGGTAAGTATCTAATGATTGCCCTAAAAGAAACTACCAACGATTACCTTTTTAATCCAAAGGAAGATAAAATAGGTTTTTTTACAGACACCATAACTTTACCTAGAGATAGTATTATTAAAAAACCAATTGTATTATTTAAAGAAACGCAACCTTATCAATTTAAACGTGGTAAAGAAATTACGAGAGGTAAAATTGAATTTGGCTATGAGGGCGAAATAAAAGATCTAAAAGTTAAAATTATTTCTGATACTCCTGATGACTTTAAGAGTGTTTCTAAATTTGAAATAGACAAAGACACCCTAAACTATTGGTACAAACCTTTTGAAGCAGATTCTTTAAACTTTATAGTTACCAACGACAATTTTATAGATACCGTTACCGTAAAACTTCGTAAGAAAAAGATTGACTCCTTAATTCTAAGCGCTTCTACTGAAGGGACGCTTCATCTTAGAGATACTTTTTTTATGAAAGGAAATAACCCGCTTGTGAAAATTGATACGAGTAAAATTACCCTTGTAGATAAAGACACGTTAACGATTCCTTTTGTTAGTTTTATTTCTGATAAAGAAAATAAAATAGCTTTGGTTTTTAATAAAAAACCACAACAAAAATATGCCTTAAAAATGATGCCGGAAGCTATTTCCGACATATTTGAACAAAAAAATGATACCTTAAATTATAAATTTACAACAAAAGAAATTGAAGATTACGGAAGAATAACAATGGATATTGTAAATGAAACTTCTAATCATTTAATTATTGAACTTTTAGAAGGAAAAGACAAAGACAAGCTTATAGAAACAAAGTTTATTTCTGGTTCCGGGCAAATACAATACAATCTTTTAGAACCTAAAAAGTACTATATAAGAGCTATTGTTGATGAAAACAAAAATAATAAATGGGATACTGGTAACTACTTACTAAAACAACAACCAGAAAAAATTATCTATTATTCTGAAGAATTAGAAGTAAGAGCAAATTATTATTTAGATGGAAATGTGTTTACTGTTAAAATCCCAGAATAA
- a CDS encoding class I SAM-dependent methyltransferase, with product MKESIKNLKTLGTVTPSSRFLAERMLKKIDFSKVEVLVEFGPGDGVITKLILEKLPKNATLICFEINDNFYDQLSDIKNKQLVVVKSSAEKIGEELKKLNFHKTCHIISSLPLTIIPEEVTNEILEKSFDVLEDNGTFIQFQYSLTYFKKLKSMFNQSISLGFEPLNFPPAFVYHCKKVG from the coding sequence TTGAAAGAGTCAATTAAAAATCTAAAAACATTAGGAACCGTTACGCCTAGTTCTCGGTTTTTAGCAGAAAGAATGCTAAAAAAAATAGATTTTTCTAAAGTGGAGGTTTTAGTTGAATTTGGACCAGGAGATGGAGTTATAACGAAACTGATCTTAGAAAAATTACCTAAAAATGCTACTTTAATTTGTTTTGAGATCAATGATAATTTTTACGATCAACTATCAGACATAAAAAATAAACAGCTTGTTGTGGTGAAGTCTTCTGCAGAAAAAATTGGAGAAGAGTTAAAAAAATTAAACTTTCATAAAACCTGTCATATTATTTCTAGCTTGCCGTTAACCATCATTCCAGAAGAAGTTACAAATGAAATTTTAGAGAAATCTTTTGATGTTCTAGAAGATAATGGAACATTTATTCAGTTTCAGTATAGTTTAACATATTTCAAAAAACTTAAAAGTATGTTTAATCAATCTATATCTTTAGGTTTTGAGCCCTTAAATTTTCCTCCAGCCTTTGTTTATCATTGTAAAAAAGTAGGTTAA
- a CDS encoding glycine--tRNA ligase has translation MAKQEDQFKKVLSHAKEYGYVFQSSEIYDGLSAVYDYAQNGVELKKNIRDYWWKAMVQMHENIVGIDASILMHPTTWKASGHVDAFNDPLIDNKDSKKRYRADVLIEEYCAKIEGKINKEVAKAAKRFGDAFNKEEFLATNGRVVGYQEKINTILARMGASLEKEDLADVKLLIEELEIADPLTGSRNWTDVKQFNLMFGTKLGASAETAMDLYLRPETAQGIFVNFLNVQKTGRMKIPFGIAQTGKAFRNEIVARQFIFRMREFEQMEMQFFVKPGTQKEWYDQWKETRLKWHLSLGMGAENYRFHDHDKLAHYADAAADIEFNFPFGFKELEGIHSRTDFDLKAHEKFSGKKLQYFDHEENKSYTPYVVETSIGLDRMFLAVFSHSLVEEELENGTTRTVLKLPSVLAPFKAAIFPLVKKDGLPEVAREIMDELKWDFNVFYDEKDAVGKRYRRQDAAGTPFCITVDHDTLNDKCVTIRHRDTMEQKRVAIADLKEIIKAEVAVKTWLQKM, from the coding sequence ATGGCAAAACAAGAAGATCAATTTAAAAAAGTATTATCGCACGCTAAAGAATATGGTTATGTATTTCAGTCTTCTGAAATTTATGACGGTTTAAGTGCGGTTTACGACTATGCTCAAAACGGAGTTGAGCTAAAGAAAAATATTAGAGATTATTGGTGGAAAGCAATGGTGCAAATGCACGAAAACATTGTGGGTATAGATGCTTCTATTTTAATGCATCCTACAACTTGGAAAGCTTCTGGGCATGTAGACGCTTTTAATGATCCATTAATTGATAACAAAGATTCTAAAAAACGTTATAGAGCTGATGTTTTAATTGAAGAATATTGCGCTAAAATTGAAGGAAAAATAAATAAAGAAGTTGCTAAAGCGGCAAAACGTTTTGGTGATGCTTTTAATAAAGAAGAATTTTTGGCTACCAACGGAAGAGTAGTTGGGTATCAAGAAAAAATAAATACCATTTTAGCAAGAATGGGTGCTTCTTTAGAAAAAGAAGATTTAGCCGATGTAAAGTTGTTAATTGAAGAATTAGAAATTGCAGATCCTTTAACAGGTTCTAGAAATTGGACAGATGTAAAACAGTTCAATTTAATGTTTGGTACCAAATTAGGTGCTTCTGCAGAAACTGCAATGGATTTATATTTACGTCCGGAAACGGCACAAGGAATTTTTGTAAATTTCTTAAACGTGCAAAAAACAGGAAGAATGAAAATTCCTTTTGGTATTGCGCAAACTGGTAAAGCGTTTAGAAATGAGATTGTTGCAAGACAGTTTATTTTTAGAATGCGTGAGTTTGAACAAATGGAAATGCAATTTTTTGTAAAACCAGGAACTCAAAAAGAATGGTATGATCAATGGAAAGAAACGCGTTTAAAATGGCATTTATCTTTAGGGATGGGCGCAGAGAACTACCGTTTTCATGATCATGATAAATTAGCACATTACGCAGATGCTGCTGCAGATATTGAGTTTAATTTTCCTTTCGGATTTAAAGAATTAGAAGGAATTCATTCTCGTACAGATTTCGATTTAAAAGCACATGAAAAATTTTCTGGTAAGAAATTACAGTATTTCGATCATGAAGAAAATAAAAGTTACACACCTTATGTGGTGGAAACATCTATTGGTTTAGATAGAATGTTCTTAGCTGTTTTTTCTCACTCTCTAGTAGAAGAAGAGCTAGAAAACGGAACTACAAGAACGGTTTTAAAATTACCATCGGTTTTAGCACCGTTTAAAGCAGCTATTTTTCCTTTAGTTAAAAAGGATGGTTTGCCAGAAGTAGCGCGTGAAATTATGGATGAATTAAAATGGGATTTCAACGTTTTTTACGATGAAAAAGATGCTGTTGGTAAACGTTACAGACGTCAGGATGCTGCAGGAACACCATTTTGTATTACCGTAGATCATGATACTTTAAACGATAAATGTGTTACTATTAGACATAGAGATACGATGGAGCAGAAAAGAGTTGCTATTGCAGATTTAAAAGAAATTATAAAAGCAGAAGTAGCTGTAAAAACTTGGTTACAGAAAATGTAA